The following proteins come from a genomic window of Maribacter sp. HTCC2170:
- a CDS encoding DNA gyrase/topoisomerase IV subunit A has product MEDNEELNQELNEDQPIEEGSGIDDSQDALTKVTGMYKDWFLDYASYVILERAVPAIEDGFKPVQRRILHSLKELDDGRYNKVANVVGHTMQYHPHGDASIADAMVQIGQKDLLIDTQGNWGNILTGDRAAASRYIEARLSKFALDVVFSPKITEWQLSYDGRKKEPVNLPVKFPLLLAQGAEGIAVGLSTKVLPHNFNELIDASIKHLKGQRFKLYPDFPTAGIIDVNNYNDGLRGGKIRVRARMSQKDKNTLVINEIPYGTNTSSLIDSILKANDKGKIKIKKIEDNTAADVEILVHLPSGISPDKTIDALYAFTSCESSISPLSCIIEDNKPIFIGVSEMLKQSTDLTVELLKAELEIQLSELEEQWHFASLERIFIENRIYRDIEEEETWEGVISAIDKGLKPHTKHLKRAVTEEDIVRLTEIRIKRISKFDIDKAQQYLDSLEEKIAEVKHHLANLIDFAIDYFKNLKTKYGKGRERKSEIRVFDDIEATKVVIRNTKLYVNREEGFVGTSLRRDEYVTDCSDIDDIIVFTKDGKAMITKVDSKTFIGKNIIHVAVFKKKDKRTTYNMIYKDGKGGPTYIKRFNVTSVTRDRLYDLTPGKPLTVVYYFSANPNGEAEVVTVNLRQVGSIKKLKWDVDFADVLIKGRASKGNIVTKYTVKRIELKEKGVSTLKPRKIWFDDVVRRLNVDGRGELLGEFRGDDLLLVINQKGIAKTLVPTMTSRFDDDMIVLEKWNPNKPLSAIYWDGGKERFYVKRFLIEQGNREDLFISEHPKSYLELVSTDWRPVIELEFPKPRGKDAKPNLSIDIEDFISIKGIKALGNQLTSEKVKNVNAMDSLPYEEPEEQEANEIEVVDEEDVSNETAQSKKGSSEKPEDPDIDDEGQTALF; this is encoded by the coding sequence ATGGAAGATAATGAAGAACTGAACCAAGAGCTTAACGAAGACCAACCAATTGAAGAAGGTTCGGGAATAGATGATTCCCAAGATGCCCTGACCAAGGTTACTGGTATGTACAAGGATTGGTTTTTGGACTATGCATCCTATGTGATATTAGAACGTGCGGTACCAGCTATAGAAGATGGTTTTAAACCTGTGCAACGCAGGATTTTACATTCGTTAAAAGAATTGGATGACGGTCGTTACAATAAGGTTGCTAACGTTGTTGGTCATACCATGCAATATCACCCTCATGGTGATGCGAGTATAGCAGATGCCATGGTTCAAATTGGTCAAAAAGACCTGTTGATTGATACTCAGGGTAACTGGGGTAATATTTTGACTGGGGATAGGGCAGCAGCTTCCAGGTATATAGAGGCAAGGCTTTCTAAATTTGCTTTAGATGTGGTTTTTAGCCCAAAAATAACGGAATGGCAGCTATCGTATGACGGACGTAAAAAGGAGCCTGTTAATCTCCCGGTAAAGTTCCCTTTACTTTTGGCTCAAGGTGCTGAGGGTATTGCTGTTGGGCTTTCGACAAAAGTATTGCCGCATAACTTCAATGAATTGATTGATGCTTCAATTAAGCATCTCAAGGGTCAGCGGTTCAAGCTGTATCCTGATTTCCCAACTGCAGGAATAATTGACGTAAACAATTACAATGACGGTTTGCGAGGAGGTAAGATCCGGGTTCGCGCCAGAATGTCTCAAAAAGATAAGAATACGTTGGTTATTAATGAGATACCGTATGGTACCAACACCTCTTCTTTAATAGATTCCATTTTAAAAGCAAATGATAAAGGGAAGATAAAAATAAAAAAAATAGAGGATAATACTGCTGCAGATGTCGAGATACTTGTGCATTTGCCAAGTGGCATTTCCCCAGATAAAACCATTGATGCATTATATGCCTTTACTTCATGTGAGTCGTCCATTTCTCCCTTAAGCTGTATTATTGAAGACAATAAACCGATTTTTATTGGGGTATCTGAAATGCTTAAGCAATCAACTGATTTAACGGTTGAATTGTTGAAAGCGGAATTGGAGATTCAGCTTTCTGAGTTGGAAGAGCAATGGCATTTTGCTTCTTTGGAACGTATTTTCATAGAAAATCGAATTTATAGGGATATAGAGGAAGAAGAGACATGGGAGGGAGTGATTTCTGCTATTGATAAAGGCCTAAAACCTCATACCAAACATTTGAAACGCGCTGTCACTGAAGAGGATATCGTGCGTTTGACGGAAATTCGTATCAAGCGTATTTCCAAATTCGATATTGATAAGGCCCAGCAGTATCTTGATAGTTTGGAAGAGAAAATCGCTGAGGTGAAACACCATTTGGCAAACCTAATTGACTTTGCGATAGATTACTTTAAAAACCTCAAGACCAAATATGGTAAAGGCCGTGAGCGTAAATCTGAGATTCGTGTTTTCGACGATATTGAGGCTACTAAAGTGGTTATTCGGAACACGAAACTGTATGTGAATAGGGAAGAGGGCTTTGTGGGCACTTCATTGCGTAGAGATGAATATGTTACCGATTGTAGCGATATTGATGATATCATTGTTTTTACGAAGGATGGTAAAGCCATGATTACCAAGGTTGATTCCAAAACTTTTATTGGTAAGAACATTATTCATGTTGCGGTCTTTAAGAAAAAAGATAAGAGAACCACTTATAATATGATTTATAAGGATGGTAAAGGTGGCCCTACTTACATCAAAAGGTTCAATGTGACAAGTGTTACTCGTGACAGGCTGTATGACCTTACTCCTGGAAAGCCATTGACAGTGGTGTACTATTTTTCGGCAAACCCTAATGGAGAAGCTGAGGTGGTCACTGTTAATCTTAGGCAGGTGGGGAGTATTAAGAAGCTGAAGTGGGATGTGGATTTTGCAGACGTACTCATTAAGGGCAGAGCTTCAAAGGGGAATATCGTCACTAAATATACAGTAAAGAGGATTGAACTTAAAGAAAAAGGGGTTTCGACACTAAAACCTCGAAAAATATGGTTCGATGATGTTGTTCGTAGATTGAATGTAGATGGTCGTGGAGAGTTGTTGGGTGAATTCCGGGGAGATGATCTTTTGTTGGTCATTAATCAAAAAGGAATTGCCAAAACACTTGTGCCAACAATGACTTCGCGTTTTGATGATGATATGATTGTGCTTGAAAAATGGAACCCAAATAAACCGTTATCTGCAATTTATTGGGACGGTGGTAAAGAACGTTTTTATGTGAAACGGTTTTTAATCGAACAAGGAAATCGAGAAGATTTGTTTATTTCGGAGCATCCAAAATCGTATTTGGAGTTGGTTTCTACTGATTGGCGTCCGGTTATTGAGTTGGAGTTTCCAAAGCCTAGAGGTAAAGATGCCAAACCAAACTTAAGTATTGATATAGAAGATTTTATATCGATTAAAGGAATAAAAGCTTTAGGTAATCAGTTGACTTCGGAAAAAGTTAAAAACGTCAATGCTATGGACTCTTTGCCCTATGAGGAGCCAGAAGAACAGGAAGCCAATGAAATCGAGGTTGTTGATGAGGAAGATGTGAGTAATGAGACTGCGCAGTCAAAGAAGGGAAGCTCTGAAAAACCAGAGGATCCCGATATAGATGATGAGGGGCAAACGGCTTTGTTTTAA
- the mscL gene encoding large-conductance mechanosensitive channel protein MscL → MKNFIQEFKDFAIKGNMIDMAIGIIIGTAFNKVVNVLVKKVIMPPLSLMTDGVRFSDKKYVLREASDNIEEAAIGYGELIEVVVDFAIISFTVFVVIKFMNRFRTKAEDPENLEETTPKNIELLANLEELMKEQNKILRDKKE, encoded by the coding sequence ATGAAGAACTTCATACAAGAATTCAAGGATTTTGCGATTAAAGGTAATATGATCGATATGGCCATCGGTATCATCATTGGTACCGCTTTTAACAAGGTTGTTAATGTTTTGGTTAAGAAGGTTATCATGCCACCCCTGTCATTAATGACCGATGGAGTTCGATTTTCTGATAAGAAGTACGTATTGAGAGAGGCTTCGGATAATATTGAGGAGGCGGCTATTGGTTACGGTGAACTGATTGAGGTTGTAGTTGATTTTGCAATAATATCATTTACTGTTTTTGTAGTCATTAAATTCATGAACCGTTTTCGTACAAAGGCTGAAGATCCAGAGAATCTCGAGGAAACTACTCCAAAGAATATTGAGTTACTGGCCAACCTTGAGGAGCTCATGAAAGAACAAAACAAAATTTTAAGAGATAAAAAAGAATAA
- a CDS encoding sterol desaturase family protein translates to MDFTNPLVYGVPCFIAFILLELAYSKTHGDEDLYEWKDLFASGFMGVGSAIIAPLIKVISAIVIFEFTYELFNPVVDGVRSNVLGYKSFGYAWYIWLLCQLADDFTYYWFHRANHEIRILWAAHIVHHSSDNYNLGTAVRNGWFTILYKPLFYMWMPALGFAPEMVVVCLGIEALWQFQLHTVYIPKMGWVEKIMNTHTMHQVHHAQNVEYLDKNHGGFLNIFDKIFGTWKELDDDIDVKYGVIHAPESYNPLVILTHEFKDIWNDMKKSPNIWHKIMYVFGPPGWSHDGSTLTVKQQQRLFREHKQKNPKVAYHRPN, encoded by the coding sequence ATGGATTTTACCAACCCCCTGGTATACGGTGTACCCTGTTTTATAGCATTTATTTTATTGGAATTAGCTTATAGCAAAACCCATGGTGATGAGGATTTGTATGAGTGGAAAGACCTGTTTGCAAGTGGATTTATGGGGGTGGGTTCAGCGATTATTGCGCCTTTGATCAAGGTGATTTCCGCCATTGTTATATTTGAATTCACTTATGAATTGTTCAATCCAGTTGTTGATGGTGTAAGATCTAATGTTTTAGGTTATAAGTCCTTTGGGTATGCTTGGTATATATGGCTGTTGTGTCAACTGGCCGACGACTTTACGTATTATTGGTTTCATAGGGCCAATCATGAAATTCGAATTCTTTGGGCCGCGCATATTGTTCACCATTCTTCGGATAATTATAACTTAGGGACAGCTGTTAGAAATGGTTGGTTCACCATTCTTTACAAACCATTGTTTTACATGTGGATGCCAGCTTTAGGGTTTGCCCCTGAGATGGTTGTTGTTTGTTTGGGGATAGAAGCATTATGGCAATTTCAGTTGCATACAGTGTATATTCCAAAAATGGGATGGGTTGAGAAAATAATGAATACCCATACCATGCATCAGGTGCATCATGCTCAGAATGTCGAATATTTGGACAAAAACCATGGTGGTTTTTTGAACATCTTTGATAAAATATTTGGCACTTGGAAAGAACTTGATGATGATATAGATGTTAAGTATGGTGTAATTCATGCCCCTGAATCCTATAACCCACTAGTGATTCTTACCCATGAGTTTAAGGATATTTGGAATGATATGAAAAAGTCCCCTAATATCTGGCACAAGATTATGTATGTCTTTGGTCCTCCGGGCTGGAGCCATGATGGCAGTACTTTAACCGTTAAGCAGCAGCAGCGTTTATTTAGGGAGCATAAGCAAAAGAATCCGAAAGTAGCTTATCACAGGCCTAATTAA
- a CDS encoding TerC family protein, translated as MFEILSSPDAWVALLTLTFLEIVLGIDNIIFISIAAGKLDKAQRKKATNIGLVLAMVMRIVLLFGISLLTSMKKPFWILDSDWISGGISGQGLILFGGGLFLLYKSTSEIHEKIEDKGHDEREVKSHRSASLMNAILQITVINIVFSFDSILTAIGMTNGISPNPNDALLLMVIAVVISVLIMMLFANPVGEFVNRHPSIQVLGLSFLILIGFMLIAESAHLSHLVVFGNEVGTIPKGYLYFSIAFSLMVEFFNLRMKKNKVVVQEIEKD; from the coding sequence ATGTTCGAAATACTTTCAAGCCCTGATGCCTGGGTAGCACTACTTACGTTAACATTCTTAGAAATTGTATTAGGAATTGACAACATTATTTTCATTTCAATTGCCGCAGGCAAGTTAGATAAAGCTCAACGAAAAAAAGCTACGAACATAGGGCTTGTTTTAGCCATGGTAATGCGTATAGTGCTATTGTTTGGTATTTCGCTCCTTACCAGCATGAAAAAGCCGTTTTGGATTTTAGATAGCGACTGGATCTCCGGCGGAATCAGTGGACAGGGATTGATATTGTTTGGAGGCGGATTGTTTCTACTTTATAAAAGTACTTCTGAAATACATGAGAAAATTGAAGATAAAGGTCATGATGAGCGTGAAGTGAAAAGCCACCGTTCAGCTTCCTTGATGAACGCCATCCTTCAAATCACTGTGATTAATATCGTCTTTTCATTTGATTCAATTTTAACTGCTATCGGTATGACCAACGGTATCTCACCCAACCCCAATGACGCCTTATTATTAATGGTCATCGCAGTAGTGATTTCTGTTTTGATAATGATGCTTTTTGCTAACCCAGTTGGTGAATTTGTAAACAGACATCCATCTATTCAGGTTTTAGGGTTGTCCTTCTTGATTTTAATAGGATTTATGCTGATAGCCGAATCTGCACACCTATCACACCTTGTAGTGTTTGGCAATGAGGTGGGAACTATTCCAAAAGGGTATTTATATTTTTCAATAGCATTCTCCCTAATGGTAGAATTCTTCAACTTGAGAATGAAGAAAAACAAGGTTGTAGTACAGGAAATAGAAAAGGATTAA
- a CDS encoding helix-turn-helix domain-containing protein, producing MVNTEDFIKRLEKILRYYDLSASVFADRISVQRSSISHLLSGRNKPSLEFVLKVIKNFPEVNLYWLLNGKGSFPSDPNTKANNLTPTQNIIPQKEAPLKTEPKKEKTIEKIIIFYDDGSFKSYHE from the coding sequence GTGGTAAACACCGAGGATTTTATTAAAAGGTTAGAGAAAATACTTCGGTATTATGACTTATCGGCCTCTGTTTTCGCAGATAGGATAAGCGTGCAGCGATCAAGTATTTCCCACCTATTATCAGGAAGAAACAAACCTAGTTTAGAGTTTGTTTTAAAAGTGATAAAGAATTTTCCTGAAGTAAATTTGTATTGGTTATTGAACGGCAAAGGGTCATTTCCATCCGACCCAAACACAAAAGCAAATAACCTCACCCCTACCCAAAATATAATTCCTCAAAAAGAGGCACCACTTAAAACGGAACCGAAAAAGGAAAAGACAATTGAGAAAATCATCATTTTCTACGATGACGGAAGTTTCAAGTCGTATCATGAATAA
- a CDS encoding M14 metallopeptidase family protein: protein MDFPQKDYHLIKQNALHGRYITRGHISSILDGLSEKFVVENIGQSVNRLPIESVTFGKGSKKILMWSQMHGNESTTTKAVFDFFNFMDSGVELSNSILKNCTIKIIPILNPDGAKAYTRVNANGVDLNRDARIRSQPESNVLRECFESFEPNYCFNLHDQRTIFNVMGTTKPATVSFLAPSFNKERGISKSRATSMHLIVAMNKRLQKMIPGQVGRYDDSFNENCIGDTFQMLDVPTVLFEAGHYPEDYMRENTREYIFQALVVAMGTIVGNKIGDYAKKEYFDIPENAKLFYDVLIQNAHLINSEKYRANDIVAILFKEVLEGNNICFKPEIKKVGSLLDFYGHQKYDCSKMEDLELIKKQSFWEVL, encoded by the coding sequence ATGGATTTTCCTCAGAAAGATTACCACCTTATAAAGCAAAATGCACTCCATGGAAGGTATATAACCCGCGGCCATATTTCTTCAATATTGGATGGACTATCCGAAAAATTTGTAGTTGAGAATATTGGCCAATCAGTAAATAGACTTCCTATTGAATCGGTTACCTTCGGAAAGGGTTCGAAAAAAATACTCATGTGGTCCCAAATGCATGGGAATGAATCTACGACAACGAAAGCTGTATTTGATTTCTTCAATTTTATGGATTCGGGAGTTGAATTGTCCAACTCCATTTTAAAAAATTGTACCATTAAGATTATACCCATATTAAATCCAGATGGTGCTAAGGCGTATACAAGAGTAAATGCAAATGGGGTGGACCTTAATAGGGATGCAAGAATCAGGAGTCAGCCAGAAAGTAATGTACTTCGCGAATGTTTTGAATCTTTTGAGCCTAATTATTGTTTCAACTTACATGACCAAAGAACAATATTCAATGTTATGGGTACTACAAAACCCGCCACGGTGTCGTTTTTAGCCCCCTCATTTAATAAAGAGCGTGGTATCTCCAAATCAAGGGCCACAAGCATGCATTTGATAGTAGCGATGAACAAAAGGCTCCAAAAAATGATTCCAGGGCAAGTAGGGAGATATGACGATTCATTTAACGAAAATTGCATCGGGGATACTTTTCAAATGCTTGATGTTCCTACGGTTTTATTTGAAGCCGGTCATTACCCTGAGGATTATATGCGTGAAAACACACGAGAGTATATTTTTCAAGCCCTTGTTGTGGCAATGGGGACTATTGTAGGTAATAAGATCGGTGATTATGCCAAAAAGGAATATTTTGATATACCGGAAAACGCGAAGCTCTTCTATGATGTTCTGATTCAGAATGCTCATTTAATCAATTCTGAAAAATATAGGGCAAATGACATTGTAGCAATACTTTTCAAGGAAGTTCTAGAGGGTAATAATATTTGTTTTAAACCGGAAATAAAAAAAGTAGGTTCTTTACTTGATTTTTATGGTCATCAAAAGTATGATTGTTCAAAAATGGAAGATTTAGAGCTTATTAAAAAACAGTCTTTTTGGGAAGTATTATAA
- a CDS encoding Lrp/AsnC family transcriptional regulator — MAKVKLDEIDHQILDMLIDNTRTPFTDIAKKLLISAGTVHVRVKKMEEAGIIRGSSLTLDYVKLGYAFIAYVGIFLEKTHQTKFVLERLEQIPNVTVAHITTGKFNIFCKIRAKDTNHAKNIIFKIDDIEGISRTETMISLEESINDKKRLMHRIFNEM; from the coding sequence ATGGCAAAAGTTAAATTAGACGAAATAGATCACCAAATTCTGGATATGTTGATTGACAATACCAGAACACCTTTCACAGACATTGCTAAGAAGCTTTTGATTTCTGCAGGTACGGTACACGTGCGAGTTAAAAAGATGGAGGAAGCAGGTATCATTCGCGGTTCTTCGCTTACTTTGGATTATGTGAAACTTGGATATGCATTTATAGCCTATGTGGGTATATTTTTAGAAAAAACACACCAGACGAAATTTGTATTGGAGCGTTTAGAGCAAATACCAAATGTTACGGTTGCGCATATTACAACGGGAAAATTCAACATCTTCTGTAAAATCAGGGCGAAAGATACAAACCATGCTAAGAACATTATCTTTAAAATAGATGATATTGAGGGGATCAGCAGAACCGAAACAATGATTTCACTTGAAGAAAGTATAAACGATAAAAAGCGTTTGATGCATAGGATTTTTAATGAAATGTAG
- a CDS encoding DinB family protein has product MRISELKAEDYNPFYQTYIDVLGDVELFDLLRKQLDNFPQFLASLPDEKLSYAYADGKWTIAEALLHVLDTERVFQYRALRFMRGDSTPLPGFDQDTFVPNSNADRRTKESIIEEYKAVRRSTIALFSNMNGKSLQNVGMASDSPMSVAALGFIICGHQKHHRNVIRERYL; this is encoded by the coding sequence ATGAGAATCTCTGAACTTAAAGCTGAAGACTATAATCCGTTTTACCAGACCTATATCGATGTTTTGGGGGATGTTGAACTGTTTGACCTTTTAAGAAAACAACTCGATAATTTTCCTCAATTTTTGGCCAGTTTACCAGACGAAAAATTAAGCTATGCGTATGCGGATGGTAAATGGACAATTGCTGAAGCGTTGTTGCATGTACTGGATACAGAAAGAGTTTTTCAATACAGGGCTTTACGATTTATGCGAGGTGATAGTACGCCATTGCCCGGTTTTGACCAAGATACTTTCGTGCCAAATTCCAATGCAGATCGAAGGACTAAAGAGAGTATAATTGAAGAATATAAAGCTGTACGGCGTTCAACAATCGCTCTTTTTTCGAATATGAACGGTAAATCTCTTCAAAATGTTGGTATGGCCAGTGATTCCCCAATGAGCGTTGCCGCTCTAGGATTCATTATTTGCGGGCATCAAAAGCACCACAGAAACGTAATCAGGGAAAGATACCTCTAG
- the aroB gene encoding 3-dehydroquinate synthase, whose translation MESITTTDYVVHFNKTAFAALNDHLANSTYSKVFVLVDENTRTLCLPLLQKRLSNSFAFELIEIKSGEENKNISTCNDVWLALSELDADRRSLIINLGGGVVTDLGGFVASTYKRGINFINIPTTLLSMVDASVGGKTGVDLGPLKNQIGVINQPEMVLVVSEFLNTLEDRQMKSGFAEMLKHGLIQNIDYWEELKGLENFEDIDGHIYKSVSIKNKVVIEDPTEKHLRKILNYGHTLGHAVESYFLENKDKETLLHGEAIAVGMILEAFLAHKLTGLAKNELEDIKSTFLDRYKKVNFTDRDIETILSLLKFDKKNSHGHINFVLLEAIGTPIIDVKIPNELYVQAFAYYKK comes from the coding sequence ATGGAATCAATTACCACGACCGATTACGTTGTACATTTCAACAAAACGGCTTTTGCCGCATTAAACGACCATCTTGCAAACAGCACCTATTCAAAGGTTTTTGTACTGGTCGACGAAAATACGCGTACCCTCTGTCTACCGCTTTTACAAAAACGGCTTTCAAATTCTTTTGCCTTTGAATTGATTGAGATTAAATCTGGCGAAGAAAACAAAAACATAAGCACTTGTAATGATGTTTGGTTGGCCTTATCTGAACTTGATGCGGACCGCAGGAGTCTAATAATCAATCTCGGTGGCGGCGTTGTCACTGATCTAGGAGGATTTGTAGCTTCAACTTACAAAAGAGGAATTAATTTCATTAATATCCCCACTACCCTATTATCAATGGTCGATGCCTCTGTAGGCGGCAAAACTGGAGTAGATTTAGGTCCACTTAAAAATCAGATAGGTGTTATAAATCAACCTGAAATGGTATTGGTTGTTTCTGAGTTTTTAAATACCCTCGAGGATCGACAGATGAAGAGTGGATTTGCTGAAATGCTAAAACATGGGCTTATTCAAAATATAGACTATTGGGAAGAATTAAAAGGGTTGGAAAACTTTGAAGATATCGATGGCCATATTTACAAATCAGTATCTATAAAAAACAAGGTGGTAATTGAGGACCCTACCGAAAAGCATTTAAGAAAAATATTAAACTACGGGCACACTTTGGGGCATGCGGTAGAATCCTATTTTCTTGAAAACAAGGATAAGGAAACACTATTGCATGGTGAAGCAATCGCCGTAGGAATGATACTGGAGGCTTTTCTTGCCCACAAACTTACCGGACTTGCAAAGAATGAACTTGAAGACATAAAATCAACATTTTTAGATAGGTACAAGAAAGTTAACTTTACAGATCGTGATATTGAAACCATCCTGTCATTATTGAAATTTGACAAGAAAAACTCCCATGGCCATATTAATTTTGTGCTTCTTGAAGCCATTGGTACGCCAATTATCGATGTTAAAATACCGAATGAATTGTACGTACAAGCTTTTGCTTACTACAAAAAATAA
- a CDS encoding proline dehydrogenase family protein yields MNRIFEDTSTAFALKTDSELERAYFLFKMIANEPLVRIGTAMTNFALKAHLPVDGLIRATVFDHFCGGVSEEDCMAVVHKMWDKGVCSVLDYSVEGQDDEDPLDHCLAKILEILEFVKKEDGIPFAVFKPTGYGRLKLFKKIGEGKTLTAKEKEEWGRVVNRFDVTCKKAHDLDVSLLIDAEESWMQDAADQLVEEMMVKYNKEKAVVFNTLQMYRWDRLDYLKELNSKANEEGFKIGIKAVRGAYMEKENERAQEKGYKSPICASKQATDDNFDSCVEYALENLETISLFAGTHNEESSYRLMEQLAERGIANDDTRIWFGQLYGMSDHISFNLAAQGYNVAKYLPFGPVRDVMPYLIRRAEENTSVAGQTTRELSLLKKERKRRKI; encoded by the coding sequence ATGAACCGAATTTTTGAGGATACTTCAACAGCTTTTGCTTTAAAAACAGATTCTGAGTTAGAACGAGCGTATTTTCTTTTTAAGATGATAGCCAATGAACCTTTGGTAAGAATTGGCACAGCAATGACCAATTTTGCCTTGAAGGCACACCTTCCTGTCGACGGATTGATCCGTGCTACGGTATTTGACCATTTTTGTGGAGGTGTGAGCGAAGAAGATTGTATGGCTGTTGTGCATAAAATGTGGGATAAGGGAGTATGTTCGGTTTTGGATTATTCAGTAGAAGGGCAAGATGATGAGGATCCATTGGATCATTGTTTGGCCAAGATTTTGGAAATCCTAGAATTTGTTAAGAAGGAGGATGGTATTCCCTTCGCGGTTTTTAAGCCTACAGGTTATGGACGCCTTAAATTGTTTAAGAAAATAGGGGAAGGTAAAACGCTTACAGCCAAAGAAAAGGAGGAGTGGGGGAGAGTTGTGAACCGTTTTGATGTTACATGTAAGAAGGCACATGATTTGGATGTCTCATTGCTAATTGATGCTGAAGAAAGCTGGATGCAGGACGCGGCAGATCAATTGGTTGAAGAAATGATGGTGAAGTATAATAAAGAAAAGGCTGTGGTGTTCAATACACTGCAAATGTACCGGTGGGATAGATTGGATTATCTTAAAGAGCTAAATTCCAAAGCCAATGAAGAAGGGTTTAAAATTGGAATCAAAGCTGTTCGCGGTGCTTATATGGAAAAGGAAAATGAGCGAGCCCAAGAAAAAGGGTATAAATCCCCAATTTGTGCTTCAAAGCAGGCTACAGATGATAATTTTGATTCTTGTGTAGAATACGCATTAGAAAATTTAGAGACTATTTCGTTATTCGCGGGCACCCATAACGAAGAGAGTAGTTATCGTTTGATGGAGCAATTAGCCGAAAGGGGAATTGCCAATGATGATACAAGAATTTGGTTTGGACAGTTGTATGGCATGAGTGATCATATATCCTTTAACCTGGCTGCCCAAGGTTATAATGTTGCTAAATACCTACCTTTTGGACCAGTACGTGATGTTATGCCATATTTAATAAGAAGGGCTGAAGAAAACACTTCGGTTGCAGGACAAACTACAAGGGAGCTTTCGTTGCTGAAAAAGGAACGCAAACGAAGAAAGATTTAG